One genomic window of Anabaena sphaerica FACHB-251 includes the following:
- a CDS encoding NADPH-dependent oxidoreductase, whose amino-acid sequence MTNPNEFLNYRYGNGNFNPDIPWSDTLATLLSHRSIRAYLPDALPPGTLEVLIAAAQSASTSSNLQTWSVVAVEDGNRKEELSKLANNQAHIRQCPLFLVWLADLARLTHIAESRGLPYQGLDYLEMFLVGAIDAALAAQNAVVAAESLGLGTVYIGALRNQPEEVAKILNLPPHVVAVFGLCVGYADPVVSVAVKPRLPQSVVLHRETYQLAEQDEGISLYDKVMKDFYDSQKMNIPGDWSEHSSKRVASAESLSGRHRLKEILNNLGFELR is encoded by the coding sequence ATGACTAACCCAAATGAGTTTCTCAATTATCGTTATGGTAATGGCAACTTCAATCCAGATATTCCTTGGAGTGACACATTAGCAACTCTGTTATCCCATCGTTCAATTCGCGCCTATTTACCTGATGCTTTACCCCCAGGAACTTTAGAAGTTTTAATTGCTGCTGCCCAATCTGCTTCTACTTCTTCCAATCTCCAAACTTGGAGTGTGGTAGCAGTTGAAGATGGAAATCGTAAAGAAGAATTATCAAAACTAGCTAATAATCAAGCGCATATTCGTCAATGTCCTCTCTTTTTAGTGTGGTTAGCAGATTTAGCCAGACTAACTCACATTGCTGAAAGTCGTGGACTACCATATCAAGGTTTAGATTATTTAGAAATGTTTCTGGTTGGGGCTATAGATGCAGCCTTAGCAGCGCAAAATGCGGTAGTAGCAGCTGAATCTTTGGGATTGGGAACTGTGTATATTGGTGCATTGCGAAATCAACCAGAAGAAGTAGCCAAAATCTTGAATTTACCTCCTCATGTAGTTGCTGTATTTGGGTTGTGTGTTGGTTATGCTGATCCTGTTGTGAGTGTTGCTGTGAAACCCCGTTTACCTCAGTCGGTGGTGCTGCATCGGGAAACTTATCAACTTGCAGAACAGGATGAGGGAATTTCTCTCTACGACAAAGTTATGAAAGATTTTTATGATTCGCAAAAGATGAATATTCCTGGTGATTGGTCGGAACATTCTAGTAAAAGGGTAGCATCGGCTGAATCTTTATCTGGTCGGCATAGGTTAAAGGAAATTCTGAATAATTTGGGGTTTGAATTACGATAA
- a CDS encoding iron uptake porin, translated as MKKTTWNLLLTLPMSIFLLVLAASTKSFASERGEEKETTGKETLSTVSINIPDSNNVTQIIAQKEPNPELSSSSDEFQDSESQLTSVSQLSDVQPTDWAFQALQSLVERYGCIAGYPDSTFKGNRALSRYEFAAGLNACLDQVNKLIASSTSDLAVKTDLEAIQRLTEEFSTELAQLRGRLDSLEARTAEIEANQFSTTTILSGQVQFVLGGVLAGNNVITKQPAPRTITFQNAIQLALNTSFTGKDQLRLVLSGGNIESLGQTRTGLFGTFDGRTADNRRPNPAQPNQIFVSGIRYRFPIGPKTQFNIFAQSDGANEIGLSGPTNPFEGSFSNGITRFSRRNMVYNYGDTGPGIAILHNLSDQWQLGASYSAPNGNNPLPNNGLFTGRYVAFGQVTYFSPKKNFRLGLSYANTYSPPGAIGQGGTNFGPAAGSNLANSTVPGAGTVGNLYGIGALYKLNPKLAVNGFVGYSAHRYLGHGDGQVWNWGAGITFPDLGKKGSLGALFVGQAPTLTRLSSNVDLGAGKGQADKDTSLHIEGWYKYKLTDNIEITPGFIWVTAPDSDASNPASVVGWLRTTFRF; from the coding sequence ATGAAAAAAACTACTTGGAATTTATTGCTTACCTTGCCAATGTCTATATTCCTGTTAGTCTTAGCAGCTAGTACAAAATCTTTTGCTAGTGAAAGAGGAGAAGAAAAGGAGACGACAGGTAAAGAGACTTTATCAACCGTCAGCATAAATATCCCTGATTCTAACAACGTTACTCAAATAATTGCCCAAAAAGAACCTAACCCAGAACTTTCCTCTTCATCTGATGAGTTCCAAGATAGTGAGTCACAACTTACATCCGTATCGCAGCTTTCAGATGTCCAACCAACTGATTGGGCTTTTCAAGCTTTGCAATCTTTAGTAGAACGCTATGGTTGTATTGCTGGTTATCCAGATAGCACATTTAAAGGTAATCGTGCCTTAAGTCGCTATGAATTTGCAGCAGGGTTAAACGCTTGTTTAGATCAAGTCAATAAACTTATTGCATCATCTACATCTGATCTGGCGGTAAAAACAGATTTGGAAGCCATACAGCGCCTAACTGAAGAATTTAGTACCGAACTGGCTCAATTACGCGGGAGATTAGATAGCTTAGAAGCAAGAACAGCAGAAATAGAAGCCAATCAGTTCTCGACAACAACCATACTGAGCGGTCAGGTTCAGTTCGTACTTGGAGGTGTTCTAGCGGGCAATAACGTGATCACCAAGCAACCCGCACCCCGTACCATCACATTTCAAAATGCAATTCAATTAGCATTAAACACCAGTTTTACTGGTAAAGATCAACTGCGATTAGTCCTTTCAGGTGGAAATATTGAATCTTTGGGACAAACTAGGACTGGGCTTTTTGGAACATTTGATGGCAGAACCGCCGATAATCGTAGACCTAATCCTGCTCAACCCAATCAGATTTTTGTTAGTGGTATTCGTTATCGTTTTCCTATTGGTCCAAAGACACAATTTAACATCTTTGCTCAGTCAGATGGAGCTAATGAAATAGGTTTAAGTGGACCAACCAACCCCTTTGAAGGCTCTTTCTCTAATGGGATAACACGATTTTCTCGGCGGAACATGGTCTATAACTATGGAGATACAGGTCCAGGAATTGCTATTCTCCATAATCTGAGTGATCAGTGGCAATTAGGGGCATCATACAGTGCGCCAAATGGTAATAACCCCTTACCTAATAATGGTTTATTTACAGGCAGATATGTCGCCTTTGGACAAGTAACATACTTTAGCCCCAAGAAAAATTTTCGCCTTGGTTTAAGTTATGCTAACACCTACAGTCCGCCAGGTGCAATTGGTCAAGGGGGAACAAACTTTGGACCTGCTGCTGGTAGTAACTTAGCAAACAGTACCGTACCTGGTGCGGGAACTGTGGGAAACCTTTATGGTATTGGGGCATTATATAAACTTAATCCAAAGTTAGCAGTCAATGGTTTTGTAGGCTATTCAGCCCATCGTTATTTAGGGCATGGAGATGGTCAGGTATGGAACTGGGGCGCAGGAATAACATTTCCTGATTTGGGTAAAAAAGGTAGCTTAGGCGCTCTTTTTGTAGGTCAAGCACCAACACTAACTCGTTTGAGTTCAAATGTAGATTTAGGAGCAGGTAAGGGTCAAGCAGACAAAGATACTTCACTGCACATTGAGGGATGGTATAAATATAAACTCACTGATAATATTGAAATTACACCTGGATTTATTTGGGTGACAGCACCAGATTCAGATGCCAGCAATCCTGCTAGTGTAGTCGGTTGGCTGCGTACCACTTTCAGATTTTAA
- a CDS encoding NADP(H)-dependent aldo-keto reductase — MKYNQLGASDLNVSEICLGTMTYGHQNTIEEAHQQLDYAVSQGINFLDAAEMYPVPPRGETQGKTEAYIGEWLKKQQRDKLVVATKIAGPGRPFSWLRGGNNKVDRDNITQAVNDSLQRLQTDYIDLYQIHWPDRYVPTFGQTSYNPELERETVPIAEQLQTFADVIKAGKIRYLGLSNETPWGVSEFVRIANDLGLPKVLTTQNAYNLLNRNFESGLAEVSRYTDVGLLAYSPLGFGFLTGKYIENQQLENTRISLFPGFGQRYLKPNVQEAVKAYAELAKKYNLSPAQLAIAFVKSRWFVKSTIIGATTLAQLQENIDSVNVVLDKEIFAEIDAIHTRYPNPAP; from the coding sequence ATGAAATACAACCAACTTGGTGCAAGCGACCTCAATGTTTCAGAAATTTGCTTGGGAACGATGACCTATGGGCATCAAAATACTATTGAGGAGGCGCATCAACAACTTGATTATGCTGTTTCCCAAGGGATAAATTTCCTAGATGCTGCGGAAATGTATCCTGTACCTCCTCGTGGTGAAACCCAAGGAAAAACTGAGGCTTATATTGGTGAATGGTTGAAGAAACAACAACGAGATAAATTGGTAGTTGCTACAAAAATTGCAGGTCCTGGTCGTCCTTTTTCCTGGTTGAGAGGTGGAAATAATAAAGTTGACCGTGATAATATTACACAGGCGGTAAATGATAGTTTGCAGAGATTACAAACTGATTATATAGATTTGTATCAAATTCATTGGCCTGATCGTTATGTTCCTACATTTGGACAGACAAGTTATAATCCAGAATTAGAAAGGGAAACTGTACCTATTGCGGAACAGTTACAGACGTTTGCTGATGTGATTAAAGCTGGAAAGATTCGCTATTTGGGTTTAAGCAATGAAACTCCTTGGGGAGTAAGTGAGTTTGTTCGCATTGCTAATGATTTGGGATTACCTAAAGTTTTGACAACTCAAAATGCTTACAATTTACTCAATCGTAATTTTGAATCAGGTTTAGCTGAAGTTTCTCGTTATACAGATGTGGGTTTATTGGCTTATAGTCCTCTTGGATTTGGGTTTTTAACTGGTAAGTATATCGAGAATCAACAGTTAGAAAATACAAGAATATCCTTGTTTCCTGGTTTTGGACAACGTTATTTGAAACCTAATGTACAAGAAGCGGTTAAGGCTTATGCAGAACTTGCTAAAAAGTATAACCTCTCACCTGCTCAATTAGCGATCGCATTTGTCAAAAGTCGCTGGTTTGTGAAAAGTACAATTATTGGCGCAACAACTTTGGCACAATTGCAAGAAAATATAGATAGTGTCAATGTGGTTTTGGATAAAGAGATTTTTGCAGAAATAGATGCAATTCATACTCGTTATCCTAATCCAGCACCTTAA
- a CDS encoding tetratricopeptide repeat protein produces the protein MDWTTPLKAQQTDFIQRLKSAKLLHWDEKGQHSELTVISDERSKPLRNFCWEMIRKYKPNDPQNYFINNMKGKLGEEVVKSRLADFVTEVDYEKHIGGDGKVDFTLTSDSSIGIQVKARNGNFDKIQWSISQEEIEKNSVLVCILIQEEVSEAQAEYNLILAGFLPTNMITLSAGKALVGIDELPYSGGLRSYLESLTSSEADEYMRLGNECLEKEDYHNAITYYTQVLQLKPNNKDAYFYRGLARYYLGDKQGAIEDWTQAIKIDPNLALAYFIRGNARDDLADKQGAIEDYTQAIKIDPNKAFYIRR, from the coding sequence ATGGACTGGACAACACCACTCAAGGCACAACAGACTGATTTTATTCAAAGACTTAAATCTGCTAAATTACTCCATTGGGACGAAAAAGGTCAGCATAGTGAATTAACTGTCATTTCTGATGAGAGATCAAAGCCATTACGAAATTTTTGCTGGGAGATGATCAGAAAGTATAAACCAAATGATCCCCAAAATTACTTTATCAACAACATGAAGGGGAAGTTGGGTGAGGAAGTTGTTAAATCCCGTTTAGCTGATTTTGTCACGGAAGTTGACTATGAAAAGCACATTGGTGGTGATGGAAAAGTTGATTTTACCTTAACTTCTGACTCATCAATTGGTATTCAGGTTAAAGCCCGTAATGGCAACTTTGATAAAATTCAATGGTCAATTAGTCAAGAAGAAATTGAAAAAAATTCTGTTCTAGTTTGTATTTTAATTCAAGAAGAAGTCAGCGAGGCTCAGGCTGAATACAATCTGATTTTGGCGGGATTTTTACCAACAAATATGATTACTTTGTCTGCTGGTAAAGCCTTGGTGGGAATAGATGAATTGCCTTATTCTGGGGGTTTACGCAGCTATTTAGAGAGTTTGACATCTTCTGAAGCTGACGAATATATGCGACTGGGTAATGAGTGTCTTGAGAAAGAAGATTATCACAATGCTATTACTTATTATACTCAAGTATTGCAACTGAAACCAAATAATAAAGATGCTTATTTTTACAGAGGTCTTGCCCGTTATTATCTAGGAGATAAGCAGGGTGCTATTGAGGATTGGACTCAGGCTATCAAGATTGATCCTAACTTGGCCTTAGCTTACTTCATCCGAGGAAATGCCCGTGATGATTTAGCAGATAAGCAGGGTGCTATTGAGGATTACACTCAGGCTATCAAGATTGATCCTAACAAAGCGTTCTATATTAGGAGATAA
- a CDS encoding ATP-binding cassette domain-containing protein — translation MTNKGMQLNLEGLTKSFGNKTVLQGIDLEIQPGEFVAIVGRSGCGKSTMLRLVAGLDAPSDGHVLLNGKYSDKPINPAVRMMFQDSRLLPWQRVLANVELGLIGANSKVYAKQTALQVLREVGLEDRAHEWPSVLSGGQRQRVALARALASKPSLLLLDEPLGALDALTRIEMQQLLERLWREQGFTALLITHDVEEAVVLADRVVLIEDGQISMNVKIDLPRPRARGDAKFAKTVEKILNRVMGQPEHQKPEVEYVFSSVSSAIA, via the coding sequence ATGACTAATAAAGGAATGCAATTAAATCTTGAAGGACTGACAAAGTCTTTTGGCAACAAAACTGTTTTACAAGGAATTGATTTGGAGATTCAGCCAGGAGAATTCGTGGCTATTGTTGGTCGGAGTGGCTGTGGTAAAAGTACAATGTTGCGTCTAGTGGCTGGGTTAGATGCGCCCAGTGATGGCCATGTTTTGTTAAACGGCAAATATAGTGATAAACCTATTAATCCAGCCGTTCGTATGATGTTTCAGGATTCCCGTCTGTTACCTTGGCAGCGAGTTTTGGCGAATGTAGAATTAGGTTTAATAGGTGCTAATTCCAAAGTTTATGCCAAGCAAACAGCTTTACAAGTGCTGCGTGAAGTGGGGTTAGAAGACCGCGCCCACGAATGGCCTTCCGTCCTTTCCGGTGGACAAAGACAACGGGTAGCTTTAGCCAGGGCATTGGCAAGTAAACCTTCTTTACTGTTGCTAGATGAGCCTTTGGGGGCGTTAGATGCTTTAACTAGAATTGAAATGCAGCAATTATTAGAACGTTTGTGGCGAGAACAAGGGTTTACAGCACTGTTAATTACCCATGATGTGGAAGAAGCTGTGGTATTAGCAGACCGGGTAGTTTTGATTGAAGATGGTCAAATTAGTATGAATGTGAAAATTGATCTTCCCCGTCCACGTGCTAGAGGAGACGCAAAGTTTGCTAAGACTGTGGAGAAGATTTTAAACCGAGTTATGGGTCAACCAGAACATCAAAAGCCAGAAGTGGAATATGTTTTTAGTTCTGTTAGTTCTGCGATCGCCTAA
- a CDS encoding DUF2808 domain-containing protein — protein sequence MNSFKTLCKTLAISTGIFLLSMPSTYGIPPKPLLTAKTTYNQTGSWDATYYFTIKLPESLANWQLQQFVLTQIEGVENIEFNQKNSFAFVETSGQKEKLGITLAKSPNQPQTVIVTFDQPVSSSKTITIGLKPFYNPTSEGIYLYRVHVISSGEKANNLVVGTARLQFYNNFDDHIFYHW from the coding sequence ATGAACAGCTTCAAAACTCTGTGTAAAACCCTAGCTATTAGTACAGGAATCTTTTTGCTATCTATGCCTAGTACCTACGGGATACCACCAAAACCGTTGTTAACTGCCAAAACAACTTACAATCAAACAGGTTCTTGGGACGCAACTTATTATTTTACAATCAAATTACCAGAATCTCTGGCTAATTGGCAATTACAACAATTTGTTTTGACACAAATAGAAGGTGTAGAAAATATTGAATTCAATCAAAAAAACAGTTTTGCTTTTGTAGAAACAAGTGGACAAAAAGAAAAGCTAGGTATTACCCTAGCTAAAAGTCCAAATCAACCGCAAACTGTGATTGTTACTTTTGATCAACCAGTTTCTTCAAGTAAAACAATTACCATCGGTTTGAAACCTTTTTATAATCCTACCAGCGAAGGTATTTATCTATATCGAGTTCATGTTATTTCCTCTGGTGAAAAGGCAAATAATTTAGTTGTGGGAACTGCTCGGTTGCAATTTTACAATAATTTTGATGATCACATATTTTACCACTGGTAA
- a CDS encoding GNAT family N-acetyltransferase — protein MEIFLANINHLESVSVLFDRYRIFYNQASNLEAAKKFLKERFENNDSVVFAATDNGELVGFTQLYPSFSSVSMKRVWILNDLYVEESYRRRGIAKLLMSVAEEYAKQSGAVRVILSTQISNITAQKLYEARDYIKNEEFYNYALPLQ, from the coding sequence ATGGAAATTTTCTTAGCTAATATTAATCATCTTGAAAGTGTTTCAGTCCTATTTGATCGGTATCGTATTTTTTACAATCAGGCATCAAACCTTGAAGCGGCCAAGAAGTTTCTCAAAGAACGTTTTGAGAATAATGACTCAGTAGTATTTGCAGCTACTGACAATGGGGAATTAGTTGGATTTACTCAGCTTTATCCCAGCTTTTCTTCAGTGTCGATGAAACGAGTATGGATATTGAACGATTTGTATGTGGAAGAGTCATATCGTCGGAGGGGAATTGCAAAGTTATTAATGAGTGTTGCAGAAGAATACGCAAAACAGAGTGGAGCAGTTAGAGTAATTTTATCTACTCAAATTTCTAACATAACCGCGCAAAAACTCTATGAAGCAAGAGATTACATTAAGAATGAAGAGTTTTACAATTATGCTTTGCCGTTGCAGTAG
- a CDS encoding DUF4365 domain-containing protein, translated as MAKKKRPREHIIADLSVNHVERYVFLCGYSVERVEYDYGFDLILFTYNINSEIENGQIYLQLKATDSLRTLADKETIAFSIARSDLELWLFEPMPCILIDCSGVNYAIRSTVQTTVVDKF; from the coding sequence ATGGCAAAAAAGAAACGACCTAGAGAACATATAATAGCAGATTTGAGCGTAAATCATGTTGAACGATATGTGTTTTTATGTGGTTATTCCGTAGAAAGAGTTGAGTATGATTATGGGTTTGATTTAATTCTTTTCACATATAATATAAATAGTGAAATTGAAAACGGTCAAATTTACTTACAATTAAAAGCTACAGATTCTCTCAGAACACTTGCAGATAAAGAAACTATTGCTTTTAGCATAGCGCGTTCGGATTTAGAATTGTGGTTATTTGAGCCTATGCCGTGTATTCTAATTGATTGCTCAGGAGTTAATTATGCAATTAGATCCACTGTTCAAACAACTGTTGTGGATAAATTTTAA